A DNA window from Hordeum vulgare subsp. vulgare chromosome 1H, MorexV3_pseudomolecules_assembly, whole genome shotgun sequence contains the following coding sequences:
- the LOC123407191 gene encoding probable cyclic nucleotide-gated ion channel 5 produces the protein MFSSCGGGPRSPFIDDDGRKGKFVRLEETVSPRIGAMDVPGSGHQMDTYFSRPKIRSRSIRMAAAGVMNRSERLKNFGRVFQEDLKNISLKIYDPQDPFLMRMNRLFVFSCIIAVAVDPMFFYLPSVTETEYNTCIGFNRILAVGATAVRSAIDFFYLARIMLQFHTAFIAPSSRVFGRGELVINNREIAHRYLHRFFIVDLLSVLPLPQIQMIKFFLRPKGSDLLPIKTALFFIVLTQYLPRLVRFYPIISELKRTTGVFAETAFAGAAFYLLLYMLASHMVGAFWYLLAVERVDDCWREKCAGLKFDQCIKFMYCGGAGATKDGNFSGFMEWRTMIRQVLKQECAPMDNSGTGFNYGIYSNAITSGVTHTQDLIPKILFCLWWGLQNLSTGAQGLETTHYKGEALFAIILALFGLILMALLIGNMQTYLQSMTLRMEEMRLKRRDSEQWMRHRHLPDDLRERVWRHNQYKWMETRGVDEDGLVSCLPKDIRRDVKRHLCLRLVRRVPLFANMDERLLDAICERLKPSLCTESTYVVREGDPVDEMFFIIRGRLESSTTDDGRIGFFNKGLLKEGDFCGEELLTWALDKAAANLPLSTRTVKAISEVEGFALHADELKFVAGQFRRLHSKQLQQTFRFYSQQWRTWASCFIQAAWRRYQKRKRLEQRRREVEQMYGSAMASTSSSNQIKTTFLVSRFAKKAMRNVLRQRLLQEESLILLPKPPEPDFGRINY, from the coding sequence ATGTTCTCCAGCTGCGGCGGTGGCCCTAGGTCCCCTTTCATCGACGACGACGGCCGCAAGGGCAAGTTCGTGAGGTTGGAGGAGACGGTCAGCCCGAGGATCGGCGCCATGGACGTCCCCGGCAGCGGGCACCAGATGGACACCTACTTCTCCCGCCCCAAGATCCGGTCCCGGTCCATCCGCATGGCGGCCGCCGGCGTGATGAACCGGTCGGAGCGGCTCAAGAACTTCGGCCGCGTGTTCCAGGAGGACCTCAAGAACATCTCGCTCAAGATCTACGACCCGCAGGACCCATTCCTGATGCGCATGAACCGCCTCTTCGTCTTCTCCTGCatcatcgccgtcgccgtcgacccCATGTTCTTCTACCTCCCTTCCGTCACCGAGACCGAGTACAACACCTGCATCGGGTTCAACCGCATCCTGGCAGTAGGCGCCACCGCCGTGCGCTCCGCCATCGACTTCTTCTACCTCGCGCGGATCATGCTGCAGTTCCACACCGCCTTCATCGCGCCGTCGTCGCGGGTGTTCGGCCGCGGGGAGCTCGTCATCAACAACAGGGAGATCGCGCACCGCTACCTCCATCGCTTCTTCATCGTCGACCTCCTCTCTGTGCTCCCACTGCCGCAGATCCAGATGATCAAGTTCTTCCTGCGGCCCAAGGGCTCGGACCTGCTCCCCATCAAGACGGCGCTCTTCTTCATCGTGCTCACCCAATACCTGCCCCGTCTCGTCCGCTTCTACCCCATCATATCCGAGCTCAAGCGCACCACGGGGGTCTTCGCCGAGACCGCCTTCGCCGGCGCCGCCTTCTACCTCCTCCTATACATGCTCGCCTCCCATATGGTGGGCGCCTTCTGGTACCTCCTTGCCGTCGAGCGCGTCGACGACTGCTGGCGTGAGAAGTGTGCCGGGCTTAAGTTCGACCAGTGCATAAAATTCATGTACTGCGGGGGCGCCGGGGCGACCAAGGACGGCAATTTCTCCGGGTTCATGGAGTGGCGCACCATGATCAGGCAGGTGCTCAAGCAGGAGTGCGCGCCCATGGACAACAGCGGCACGGGCTTCAACTACGGCATCTACAGCAATGCCATCACCTCGGGGGTCACCCACACCCAGGACCTCATCCCCAAGATCCTCTTCTGCCTCTGGTGGGGCCTCCAGAACCTCAGCACCGGCGCACAGGGGCTAGAGACAACACACTACAAGGGGGAGGCCCTGTTCGCCATCATCCTCGCCCTCTTCGGCCTCATCCTCATGGCGCTTCTCATCGGCAACATGCAGACGTACCTCCAGTCCATGACGCTGCGGATGGAAGAGATGCGGCTGAAACGACGGGACTCGGAACAATGGAtgcgccaccgccacctccccgacGACCTCCGGGAGCGCGTGTGGCGGCACAACCAGTACAAGTGGATGGAGACACGGGGCGTGGACGAGGACGGGCTGGTGAGCTGCCTCCCAAAGGACATCCGGCGAGACGTGAAGCGCCACCTCTGCCTCCGCCTGGTCCGCCGCGTGCCGCTCTTCGCCAACATGGACGAGCGCCTCCTGGACGCCATCTGCGAGCGGCTCAAGCCCAGCCTCTGCACGGAGTCCACCTACGTGGTGCGGGAAGGGGACCCCGTCGACGAGATGTTCTTCATCATCAGGGGCCGGCTCGAGAGCTCCACCACCGACGATGGACGCATAGGGTTCTTCAACAAGGGGCTCCTCAAGGAAGGCGACTTCTGCGGCGAGGAGCTGCTCACGTGGGCGCTGGACAAGGCGGCGGCGAACCTGCCCTTGTCCACGCGCACCGTCAAGGCGATctcggaggtggagggcttcgcgCTGCACGCCGACGAGCTCAAGTTCGTCGCCGGGCAGTTCCGGCGGTTGCACAGCAAGCAGCTGCAGCAGACGTTCAGGTTCTACTCGCAGCAGTGGCGGACCTGGGCGTCGTGCTTCATCCAGGCCGCGTGGAGGAGGTACCAGAAGCGGAAGAGGCTGGAGCAGCGGAGGCGGGAGGTGGAGCAGATGTACGGCTCCGCGATGGCGTCCACGTCGTCGTCGAACCAGATCAAGACgacgttcctggtgtcaaggttcGCCAAGAAAGCCATGCGCAACGTGCTGCGCCAGCGGTTGCTCCAGGAGGAGAGCCTCATCTTGCTGCCCAAGCCGCCGGAGCCGGACTTCGGCAGAATCAACTACTAA